From one Streptomyces sp. R41 genomic stretch:
- the mshC gene encoding cysteine--1-D-myo-inosityl 2-amino-2-deoxy-alpha-D-glucopyranoside ligase: protein MHAWPASEVPALPGEGRDLRIHDTATGGLVTLDPGPVARIYVCGITPYDATHMGHAATYNAFDLVQRVWLDTKRQVHYVQNVTDVDDPLLERAERDGVDWVGLAEKETALFREDMTALRMLPPRHYIGAVEAIPGIVPLVERLRDAGAAYELEGDVYFSVESDPHFGQVSNLDAAAMRLLSAERGGDPDRPGKKNPLDPMLWMAAREGEPSWNGGSLGRGRPGWHIECVAIALDHLGMGFDVQGGGSDLAFPHHEMGASHAQVLTGEFPMAKAYVHAGMVALNGEKMSKSKGNLVFVSKLRRDGVDPAAIRLALLAHHYRADWEWTDSVLEEALARLENWRAAVSRPDGPSADALVQEIRDALANDLDAPAALAAVDRWAALQHERGGTDEGGPGVVSRAVDALLGVAL from the coding sequence ATGCATGCCTGGCCCGCTTCTGAGGTCCCCGCCCTGCCTGGTGAGGGCCGCGACCTCCGGATCCACGACACCGCGACCGGTGGGCTCGTCACCCTTGACCCCGGTCCCGTCGCCCGTATCTACGTGTGCGGCATCACGCCGTACGACGCGACCCACATGGGGCACGCGGCGACCTACAACGCGTTCGACCTCGTTCAGCGCGTGTGGCTCGACACCAAGCGGCAGGTTCACTACGTCCAGAACGTGACCGACGTCGACGACCCGCTCCTGGAGCGGGCGGAGCGGGACGGCGTCGACTGGGTAGGACTCGCCGAGAAGGAGACCGCCCTCTTCCGTGAGGACATGACCGCTCTACGGATGCTGCCGCCGCGGCACTACATCGGCGCCGTCGAGGCGATACCCGGCATCGTGCCGCTCGTCGAGCGGCTGCGGGACGCGGGAGCGGCGTACGAGCTCGAGGGGGATGTGTACTTCTCCGTCGAGTCCGACCCGCACTTCGGGCAGGTGTCCAACCTGGACGCCGCCGCGATGCGCCTGCTGTCCGCCGAGCGCGGGGGTGACCCGGACCGTCCGGGCAAGAAGAACCCGCTCGACCCGATGCTCTGGATGGCGGCCCGCGAGGGCGAGCCGAGCTGGAACGGCGGCTCGCTGGGCCGCGGCAGGCCCGGCTGGCACATCGAGTGCGTCGCGATCGCCCTCGACCACCTCGGGATGGGCTTCGACGTCCAGGGCGGCGGTTCCGACCTGGCCTTCCCGCACCATGAGATGGGCGCGTCCCACGCCCAGGTGCTGACCGGCGAGTTCCCGATGGCCAAGGCGTACGTGCACGCCGGCATGGTCGCCCTCAACGGCGAGAAGATGTCGAAGTCCAAGGGCAACCTGGTCTTCGTGTCCAAGCTCCGGCGCGACGGGGTCGACCCGGCCGCCATACGGCTCGCGCTGCTCGCGCACCACTACCGGGCCGACTGGGAGTGGACGGACTCCGTCCTCGAAGAGGCGCTCGCGCGCTTGGAGAACTGGCGGGCGGCGGTGTCGCGGCCCGACGGCCCGTCCGCCGACGCGCTCGTCCAGGAGATCCGCGACGCCCTGGCGAACGACCTGGACGCGCCGGCGGCGCTCGCCGCGGTCGACCGCTGGGCCGCGCTCCAGCACGAGCGGGGCGGCACGGACGAGGGCGGCCCCGGCGTCGTCTCGCGCGCCGTGGACGCCCTCCTCGGAGTGGCTCTCTGA
- a CDS encoding S8 family serine peptidase, with the protein MTDQVQPAQGPGMSGPGPDGAGFTYRGAEQELIVVARPEARLRARAEGVRSAVGADVSALNMFLSDEQLALEPLFGSEERLQQSQQQSTAAGTDAGPDLALFYRVRGVESRAQELRSRIAALPEIDTAYVKPGAVPASVGSVGQSSDDSRRMKEGAPVTPDFTSRQGYLRPAPEGIDAYWAWQRPGGTGQGVTVIDVEGAWQLGHEDLAAKLAGVVVGTPLTDVAWRNHGTAVIGVIGGDRNEYGITGIVPDAVTAAASFQGIGTAAAIHAAADRLGPGDILLIELHAPGPRFDFEQRDDQQGYIAIEWWPDNFAAIRFATAKGVVVVAAAGNGAESLDDAVYERRPAEFPEWWRNPFNPSNQSSGAVLVGAGAPPPGTHGRDHGPDRSRLAFSNYGARVDAQGWGREVTTTGGFWDRPGDLQGGAEEIGWYTDTFSGTSSASPVVVGALAALQGMLKAAGQEPMSPERARAVLRATGSPQQDAPGRPASQRIGNRPDIKAAVTHLLPEAVGSGQAERYWDELLPYPRELPPRLRLYVSGAWRNLNNPSPEIRQAVHTAFAGGRPDVRVWFSDDEIVGLVVTG; encoded by the coding sequence ATGACCGACCAGGTACAGCCGGCGCAGGGCCCGGGAATGTCCGGGCCGGGGCCCGACGGAGCGGGATTCACCTACCGAGGAGCCGAGCAGGAGCTGATCGTCGTCGCACGCCCCGAGGCCCGGCTTCGCGCCCGGGCCGAGGGCGTCCGCTCGGCGGTGGGCGCTGACGTATCGGCCCTCAACATGTTCCTCAGCGACGAACAGCTCGCCCTGGAACCGCTGTTCGGCAGCGAGGAGCGCCTGCAGCAGTCGCAGCAGCAGTCCACGGCGGCGGGCACCGACGCCGGGCCCGACCTGGCGCTCTTCTACCGGGTGCGCGGCGTCGAGAGCCGCGCCCAGGAACTGCGCTCGCGGATCGCCGCGCTGCCGGAGATCGACACGGCGTACGTGAAGCCGGGTGCCGTTCCCGCCTCGGTGGGGTCGGTCGGGCAGAGCTCGGACGACAGTCGGCGGATGAAGGAAGGGGCGCCCGTCACCCCCGACTTCACCAGCCGCCAGGGCTATCTGCGTCCGGCGCCCGAGGGCATCGACGCCTACTGGGCCTGGCAGCGTCCGGGCGGTACGGGCCAGGGCGTGACGGTGATCGACGTGGAGGGGGCCTGGCAGCTGGGCCACGAGGACCTGGCCGCGAAGCTCGCCGGCGTCGTCGTCGGCACCCCGCTGACGGACGTCGCCTGGCGCAACCACGGCACCGCCGTGATCGGGGTGATCGGCGGCGACCGCAACGAGTACGGCATCACCGGCATCGTGCCGGACGCCGTGACCGCGGCCGCGTCCTTCCAGGGCATCGGCACGGCGGCCGCGATCCACGCGGCGGCCGACCGGCTCGGCCCCGGCGACATCCTCCTGATCGAACTGCACGCTCCAGGACCGCGGTTCGACTTCGAACAGCGCGACGACCAGCAGGGCTACATAGCGATCGAGTGGTGGCCGGACAACTTCGCGGCCATCCGGTTCGCGACCGCCAAGGGCGTCGTCGTCGTGGCCGCCGCCGGCAACGGCGCCGAGTCGCTCGACGACGCGGTGTACGAGCGCCGCCCCGCCGAGTTCCCCGAGTGGTGGCGCAACCCCTTCAACCCCTCCAACCAGTCCTCCGGCGCGGTCCTGGTCGGCGCGGGCGCACCGCCGCCCGGCACACACGGCCGCGACCACGGCCCGGACCGCTCACGGCTCGCGTTCTCCAACTACGGGGCACGCGTGGACGCGCAGGGCTGGGGACGCGAGGTCACGACCACCGGCGGCTTCTGGGACCGGCCCGGCGATCTGCAGGGCGGTGCCGAGGAGATCGGCTGGTACACGGACACGTTCTCCGGGACCTCCTCCGCCTCCCCGGTGGTGGTCGGTGCCCTGGCCGCACTGCAAGGCATGCTCAAGGCTGCGGGCCAGGAACCGATGTCCCCGGAGCGTGCCCGCGCGGTGCTGCGGGCCACGGGCTCCCCGCAGCAGGACGCGCCGGGCCGACCCGCATCCCAGCGGATCGGCAACCGGCCGGACATCAAGGCGGCGGTCACCCATCTGCTGCCGGAGGCGGTCGGCTCGGGCCAGGCCGAGCGGTACTGGGACGAGCTGCTGCCGTATCCGCGCGAACTCCCGCCCAGGCTCCGGCTGTACGTGTCCGGCGCCTGGCGCAACCTCAACAACCCGTCCCCCGAGATCCGCCAGGCGGTGCACACCGCGTTCGCGGGGGGACGGCCCGACGTACGTGTCTGGTTCTCGGACGACGAGATCGTCGGCCTGGTGGTCACGGGCTGA
- a CDS encoding DUF3090 domain-containing protein: MSRQVFLYDPPDRFVAGTVGLPGRRTFFLQASSGPRVTSVALEKTQVAALAERMDELLDEVVRRTGGSAPVPAMAPTEVSDTAPLDTPVEEEFRVGTMALAWDGDEQRMIVEAQALVELDADSEEDLAEAEERLLQDEENGPPMLRVRLTGAQARAFAKRALDVVNAGRPPCPLCSLPLDPEGHVCPRQNGYRRGA; the protein is encoded by the coding sequence GTGTCCCGTCAGGTGTTCCTCTACGACCCCCCGGACCGCTTCGTGGCCGGTACGGTCGGGTTGCCCGGGCGCCGTACCTTCTTCCTGCAGGCCTCCTCAGGACCGCGGGTGACCAGCGTGGCCCTGGAGAAGACCCAGGTCGCCGCGCTCGCCGAGCGCATGGACGAGCTCCTCGACGAGGTCGTACGGCGCACCGGTGGCAGCGCGCCCGTTCCGGCCATGGCCCCGACCGAGGTGTCCGACACCGCGCCCCTGGACACCCCCGTGGAGGAGGAGTTCCGGGTCGGCACCATGGCGCTGGCCTGGGACGGTGACGAGCAGCGCATGATCGTCGAGGCGCAGGCGCTCGTGGAGCTCGACGCGGACTCCGAGGAGGACCTCGCCGAGGCCGAGGAGCGGCTGCTCCAGGACGAGGAGAACGGTCCGCCCATGCTCCGGGTCCGGCTCACCGGCGCGCAGGCCCGGGCCTTCGCCAAGCGCGCCCTCGACGTCGTCAACGCGGGCCGGCCGCCCTGCCCGCTGTGCAGCCTCCCGCTCGACCCGGAAGGACACGTATGTCCGCGCCAGAACGGATACCGCCGCGGAGCGTGA
- a CDS encoding SMP-30/gluconolactonase/LRE family protein, which produces MHRSFARRRLLTATAALGGAALLGSTAHAAEQHRPTQFSLPHGFQPEGITIGSAPFAYFGSLANGDIYRASLSTGLGGVISKGLGAEHPTVGLKIGRHGRLFLAGGGSGELRTVDARSGEIEKVYAVGGTFVNDVILTPDAAWFTDSYQARLYRLALGSHGEPGAVTTVPLTGDWEQGPDFTANGIERTPDGRALLVVNTVAGGGGLMRVDPRTGAATAVDLGASELPNGDGLLLLGRTLYAVQQQQNLIDVFRLNASGTKGTAIARITDPRFRIPTTVAAWDDRLYLPNARFDVEPTPDTDYDVVAVDRV; this is translated from the coding sequence ATGCACCGTTCCTTCGCACGTCGAAGACTGCTCACCGCGACCGCCGCACTGGGAGGAGCGGCGTTGCTGGGCAGTACCGCCCACGCGGCCGAACAACATCGGCCCACCCAATTCTCCTTGCCCCATGGCTTCCAGCCCGAGGGCATCACCATCGGCTCAGCCCCGTTCGCCTACTTCGGATCGCTCGCCAACGGCGACATCTACCGCGCGAGCCTGAGCACCGGGCTCGGCGGCGTCATCAGCAAGGGCCTCGGGGCCGAACACCCCACCGTGGGCCTCAAGATCGGCCGCCACGGCAGGCTCTTCCTCGCCGGCGGCGGCAGCGGCGAGCTGCGTACCGTCGACGCCCGCAGCGGCGAGATCGAGAAGGTGTACGCCGTCGGGGGCACCTTCGTGAACGACGTGATCCTCACCCCGGACGCCGCCTGGTTCACCGACTCCTATCAGGCGCGGCTCTACCGGCTCGCGCTCGGCAGCCACGGTGAGCCGGGGGCCGTCACGACCGTGCCGCTCACCGGTGACTGGGAGCAGGGCCCCGACTTCACCGCCAATGGCATCGAGCGCACGCCCGACGGCCGCGCGCTGCTCGTGGTGAACACGGTCGCGGGCGGCGGCGGACTCATGCGGGTCGACCCGCGTACGGGGGCGGCCACCGCCGTGGACCTGGGGGCTTCCGAACTCCCCAACGGGGACGGCCTGTTGCTCCTCGGCCGCACCCTCTACGCCGTTCAGCAGCAACAGAACCTGATCGACGTCTTCCGCCTGAACGCCTCCGGCACCAAGGGCACGGCGATCGCCCGGATCACCGACCCGCGCTTCAGGATCCCGACGACGGTCGCGGCGTGGGACGACCGGCTGTATCTGCCGAACGCCCGCTTCGACGTCGAGCCGACGCCGGACACGGATTACGACGTGGTGGCGGTGGACCGGGTCTGA
- a CDS encoding histidine phosphatase family protein, translating into MPTLILVRHGRSTANTAGLLAGWTPGVALDERGAQQAAALPGRLAGLPISEVVTSPLQRCQETVQPLLDARPELRVHTDDRIGEAHYGDWSGRKLAELKDEPLMEVVQAHPSAAAFPGGESMRAMQTRAAEAVREWNARVERDHGGDAVYLMCSHGDIIKSLVADALGLHLDLFQRISVEPCSITAIRYTRMRPFLVRLGDTGDFASLAPREEPPSADAPVGGGAGAP; encoded by the coding sequence ATGCCCACCCTGATCCTCGTCCGGCACGGACGTTCCACCGCCAACACCGCGGGACTGCTCGCCGGCTGGACGCCCGGCGTCGCCCTCGACGAGCGCGGCGCCCAACAGGCCGCGGCCCTGCCCGGGCGGCTCGCCGGCCTGCCGATCTCCGAGGTCGTCACCAGCCCCCTGCAGCGCTGCCAGGAGACCGTCCAGCCGCTGCTCGACGCCCGGCCCGAGCTGCGAGTGCACACCGACGACCGCATCGGGGAGGCCCACTACGGCGACTGGTCCGGCCGCAAGCTCGCCGAACTCAAGGACGAGCCGCTGATGGAAGTCGTACAGGCGCATCCGTCCGCGGCCGCGTTCCCCGGCGGCGAGTCGATGCGGGCCATGCAGACACGGGCCGCCGAGGCCGTGCGCGAGTGGAACGCGCGCGTGGAGCGCGATCACGGTGGTGACGCCGTGTACCTCATGTGCTCGCACGGCGACATCATCAAGTCCCTTGTCGCGGACGCACTCGGACTTCATCTCGACCTCTTCCAGCGGATCTCTGTTGAACCGTGTTCCATCACCGCGATCCGCTACACACGCATGAGGCCGTTTCTCGTACGCCTCGGCGACACCGGTGATTTCGCGTCCCTGGCGCCGCGCGAGGAGCCCCCGAGCGCGGACGCCCCGGTGGGGGGCGGTGCGGGCGCACCGTGA
- a CDS encoding SCO1664 family protein: MSAPERIPPRSVTTAELLAKGELKVRGRIREASNAVLYCSVSYEGRDAFCVYKPVAGERPLWDFPDGTLAQREVAAYEVSEATGWGLVPPTVLREGPYGQGMCQLWIEASPEAELLALVDREEPEEGWKAIGFAEVGEGKTALLVHADDVRLRRLAVLDAVINNADRKGGHLLPDGEGRLYGIDHGVTFNAENKLRTLLWGWAGEALTAEAVSVLASLRDGLAPGAPLSTRLAELITVAEVDATRTRVSAMLASGKHPEPSGEWPAIPWPPV, translated from the coding sequence ATGTCCGCGCCAGAACGGATACCGCCGCGGAGCGTGACCACGGCCGAGCTGCTCGCCAAGGGTGAGCTGAAGGTGCGCGGACGGATTCGTGAGGCGTCGAACGCGGTGCTCTACTGCTCCGTGTCGTACGAGGGCCGGGACGCGTTCTGCGTCTACAAGCCCGTCGCCGGTGAGCGGCCGCTGTGGGACTTCCCGGACGGCACGCTGGCGCAGCGCGAGGTCGCGGCGTACGAGGTGTCCGAGGCGACCGGGTGGGGGCTCGTGCCGCCCACCGTGCTGCGTGAGGGGCCGTACGGGCAGGGCATGTGCCAGCTGTGGATCGAGGCGTCCCCGGAGGCCGAGCTGCTCGCCCTGGTGGACCGTGAGGAGCCCGAGGAGGGCTGGAAGGCGATCGGCTTCGCCGAGGTCGGTGAGGGGAAGACGGCGCTGCTGGTGCACGCCGACGATGTTCGGCTGCGACGGCTGGCCGTGCTCGATGCCGTGATCAACAACGCCGATCGCAAGGGCGGGCATCTGCTGCCCGATGGTGAGGGGCGGCTGTACGGGATCGACCACGGGGTCACCTTCAACGCCGAGAACAAGTTGCGGACGCTGTTGTGGGGGTGGGCGGGGGAGGCGCTGACGGCGGAGGCGGTGTCCGTGCTCGCGTCCCTGCGGGACGGCTTGGCGCCGGGCGCACCGCTTTCCACTCGGCTGGCCGAACTCATCACTGTCGCCGAAGTCGATGCCACGCGCACGCGTGTCTCGGCGATGCTCGCCTCCGGCAAGCACCCGGAGCCGAGTGGGGAGTGGCCTGCGATTCCTTGGCCGCCGGTGTGA